Part of the Pseudodesulfovibrio mercurii genome is shown below.
TGGTGGGGTACATCTTCTGGATGCTCTTCCAGTCCAACGGCCCGGTGAACCAGATGCTCGAGTTCGTCTTCGGGGCCGGGGCCACCCTGGACTGGTTCCGCTCGGCCGCCCCGGCGATCGTCGCGGTCATCGTCACCGAGGTCTGGCACTGGACGCCGCTCTTCTTCCTGATCCTGCTCTCCGGGCTCAACTCCGTGCCCGAGAACCCGATACGGGCGGCGGTCATCCTCGGGGCCAACCCCAGCCAGGTCTTCTGGCGCGTGGTCATGCCGACCCTCAAGCCGGTCATCATCGTGGCCTTCGTCATCCGGGCCATGGAGATCATCAAGCTCTTCGACGAGGTCTTCATGCTCACCCGGGGCGGGCCCGGCTCCTCCACGGAGACCATCAGCCTGTACATCTACAAGCTGGCCTTCAACGACTTCCAGCTCGCCTACGGCGCGGCCGCGGCCTTCCTGGTCCTGGTGGGATCGCTCCTGCTGGTCCACCTGCTGCTCGCCCCGGTGCGCAACCAGCTCCTGGAGGGCAAATAATGCAAGACAAGAAGCTTTCCCCCGTGCAGACCATCATCATGGGCGCGGCCCTGATCGTGGTCCTGTTCCCGGTCTTCTGGATCCTGATGACGGCCATCAAGCCGCCCACCGACTGGAACGCGTCCCC
Proteins encoded:
- a CDS encoding carbohydrate ABC transporter permease; translation: MTQTAIGTTPDRKGFSNQAIARIFTVPGQVVSLLVLVMPLLVALYMSFTDWSPTRGSLFDASFVGFDNYSELLIWDTRFIYAVIRTLLISGICLCLEFTFGLGLAVLFLRRFRGKSVLFSAFLTPMMILPVVVGYIFWMLFQSNGPVNQMLEFVFGAGATLDWFRSAAPAIVAVIVTEVWHWTPLFFLILLSGLNSVPENPIRAAVILGANPSQVFWRVVMPTLKPVIIVAFVIRAMEIIKLFDEVFMLTRGGPGSSTETISLYIYKLAFNDFQLAYGAAAAFLVLVGSLLLVHLLLAPVRNQLLEGK